A section of the Cyprinus carpio isolate SPL01 unplaced genomic scaffold, ASM1834038v1 S000006658, whole genome shotgun sequence genome encodes:
- the LOC109097911 gene encoding protein eva-1 homolog C-like isoform X1 encodes MISAQHPRSCRPPGLCVKILYSVLILWTKEMEGLSDFSDYLFRIINSQSAKACDGDLLLLRCPRHSTITIQSAFYGQSAALPGIMPGMRCQWRNHSCSATTALQKVLSECQGHRNCQFLVNHQVFGIDPCPGTPKYLHVSYRCKPTEHKKKVKCEGDRLLLHCKYPKVLNIYSAVYGRQLEGEDLCPSEEQPPPFECLFHGAVDVVSNICYGKQRCMFSIDEKHFKNPCPTGTKKYITVLYACVPESLLKEADPSSFQTTSAPNQSTKEGEHPVIRSSKFPENRIIISNSLMAYGYITEHPEMAGLLFTSSVCVGLLIVLIAVSTQLTCSRHINTTRTFRKKSRTTNLEEEEPMNQDNDEEEGDEDEKGSLMGSSNLSEVGRKVYCWEDVTYTTEAAELMERIERRELVIQEIRMNAYLNGNTCILHSYMPTITQNVQ; translated from the exons ATGATCTCAGCGCAGCACCCGAGAAGCTGCCGGCCACCTGGGCTGTGTGTTAAAATACTTTACAGTGTTCTCATACTGTGGACCAAAGAAATGGAGGGACTCTCCGATTTCTCAG ATTATCTGTTTAGGATCATCAACAGTCAATCAGCTAAAGCCTGTGATGGAGATCTCCTGCTCCTCAGGTGTCCACGACACTCCACCATAACTATTCAGTCTGCATTTTATGGACAGAGTGCAGCCCTTCCCGGGATCATGCCAGGAATGAGATGCCAATGGCGTAATCACAGCTGTTCTGCTACCACAGCACTGCAG AAAGTGCTCTCTGAATGCCAAGGTCACAGAAATTGCCAGTTTCTGGTTAATCATCAAGTCTTTGGCATAGATCCTTGTCCTGGAACCCCTAAATACCTCCATGTATCATACAGGTGTAAACCTA CAGAGCACAAGAAGAAAGTAAAATGTGAGGGAGATCGACTTTTGCTGCACTGCAAATATCCAAAAGTGCTGAATATCTACTCTGCTGTTTATGGCAGACAGTTGGAGGGGGAAGACTTGTGCCCATCAGAGGAACAACCTCCACCATTTG AATGTCTTTTTCATGGAGCTGTTGATGTGGTATCCAACATCTGCTATGGAAAACAGAGGTGTATGTTTTCCATAGAtgagaaacatttcaaaaacccCTGCCCTACTGGAACAAAAAAGTATATCACTGTCCTCTATGCATGCG TTCCAGAAAGTTTACTCAAGGAGGCTGATCCCAGCAGTTTCCAAACTACCTCAGCTCCTAACCAAAGCACAAAAGAAG GGGAACACCCAGTTATCAGAAGTTCAAAGTTTCCAGAGAACAGGATTATTATCAGCAATTCTTTAATGGCATATGGCTACATTACAg agcATCCAGAGATGGCAGGACTGCTTTTCACATCAAGTGTTTGTGTGGGACTTCTGATTGTTCTAATAGCCGTTTCAACACAGCTAACCTGCAGTAGACATATAAATACAACCAGAACATTCAGGAAGAAGAGTAGAACAACTAATCTGGAAGAGGAGGAGCCAATGAACCAGGATAATGACGAAGAGGAGGGAGATGAGGATGAGAAAGGGTCTTTAATGGGCAGCTCCAACCTGTCAGAGGTTGGCAGGAAGGTGTATTGCTGGGAAGATGTGACATACACCACAGAGGCAGCAGAGCTGATGGAGAGGATTGAGCGCAGAGAGCTTGTGATTCAGGAGATCAGGATGAACGCATACCTCAATGGAAACACATGTATCCTGCATTCATACATGCCAACTATTACGCAGAATGTGCAGTAG
- the LOC109097911 gene encoding protein eva-1 homolog C-like isoform X3 produces the protein MPGMRCQWRNHSCSATTALQKVLSECQGHRNCQFLVNHQVFGIDPCPGTPKYLHVSYRCKPTEHKKKVKCEGDRLLLHCKYPKVLNIYSAVYGRQLEGEDLCPSEEQPPPFECLFHGAVDVVSNICYGKQRCMFSIDEKHFKNPCPTGTKKYITVLYACVPESLLKEADPSSFQTTSAPNQSTKEGEHPVIRSSKFPENRIIISNSLMAYGYITEHPEMAGLLFTSSVCVGLLIVLIAVSTQLTCSRHINTTRTFRKKSRTTNLEEEEPMNQDNDEEEGDEDEKGSLMGSSNLSEVGRKVYCWEDVTYTTEAAELMERIERRELVIQEIRMNAYLNGNTCILHSYMPTITQNVQ, from the exons ATGCCAGGAATGAGATGCCAATGGCGTAATCACAGCTGTTCTGCTACCACAGCACTGCAG AAAGTGCTCTCTGAATGCCAAGGTCACAGAAATTGCCAGTTTCTGGTTAATCATCAAGTCTTTGGCATAGATCCTTGTCCTGGAACCCCTAAATACCTCCATGTATCATACAGGTGTAAACCTA CAGAGCACAAGAAGAAAGTAAAATGTGAGGGAGATCGACTTTTGCTGCACTGCAAATATCCAAAAGTGCTGAATATCTACTCTGCTGTTTATGGCAGACAGTTGGAGGGGGAAGACTTGTGCCCATCAGAGGAACAACCTCCACCATTTG AATGTCTTTTTCATGGAGCTGTTGATGTGGTATCCAACATCTGCTATGGAAAACAGAGGTGTATGTTTTCCATAGAtgagaaacatttcaaaaacccCTGCCCTACTGGAACAAAAAAGTATATCACTGTCCTCTATGCATGCG TTCCAGAAAGTTTACTCAAGGAGGCTGATCCCAGCAGTTTCCAAACTACCTCAGCTCCTAACCAAAGCACAAAAGAAG GGGAACACCCAGTTATCAGAAGTTCAAAGTTTCCAGAGAACAGGATTATTATCAGCAATTCTTTAATGGCATATGGCTACATTACAg agcATCCAGAGATGGCAGGACTGCTTTTCACATCAAGTGTTTGTGTGGGACTTCTGATTGTTCTAATAGCCGTTTCAACACAGCTAACCTGCAGTAGACATATAAATACAACCAGAACATTCAGGAAGAAGAGTAGAACAACTAATCTGGAAGAGGAGGAGCCAATGAACCAGGATAATGACGAAGAGGAGGGAGATGAGGATGAGAAAGGGTCTTTAATGGGCAGCTCCAACCTGTCAGAGGTTGGCAGGAAGGTGTATTGCTGGGAAGATGTGACATACACCACAGAGGCAGCAGAGCTGATGGAGAGGATTGAGCGCAGAGAGCTTGTGATTCAGGAGATCAGGATGAACGCATACCTCAATGGAAACACATGTATCCTGCATTCATACATGCCAACTATTACGCAGAATGTGCAGTAG
- the LOC109097911 gene encoding protein eva-1 homolog C-like isoform X2, with the protein MISAQHPRSCRPPGLCVKILYSVLILWTKEMEGLSDFSDYLFRIINSQSAKACDGDLLLLRCPRHSTITIQSAFYGQSAALPGIMPGMRCQWRNHSCSATTALQKVLSECQGHRNCQFLVNHQVFGIDPCPGTPKYLHVSYRCKPKHKKKVKCEGDRLLLHCKYPKVLNIYSAVYGRQLEGEDLCPSEEQPPPFECLFHGAVDVVSNICYGKQRCMFSIDEKHFKNPCPTGTKKYITVLYACVPESLLKEADPSSFQTTSAPNQSTKEGEHPVIRSSKFPENRIIISNSLMAYGYITEHPEMAGLLFTSSVCVGLLIVLIAVSTQLTCSRHINTTRTFRKKSRTTNLEEEEPMNQDNDEEEGDEDEKGSLMGSSNLSEVGRKVYCWEDVTYTTEAAELMERIERRELVIQEIRMNAYLNGNTCILHSYMPTITQNVQ; encoded by the exons ATGATCTCAGCGCAGCACCCGAGAAGCTGCCGGCCACCTGGGCTGTGTGTTAAAATACTTTACAGTGTTCTCATACTGTGGACCAAAGAAATGGAGGGACTCTCCGATTTCTCAG ATTATCTGTTTAGGATCATCAACAGTCAATCAGCTAAAGCCTGTGATGGAGATCTCCTGCTCCTCAGGTGTCCACGACACTCCACCATAACTATTCAGTCTGCATTTTATGGACAGAGTGCAGCCCTTCCCGGGATCATGCCAGGAATGAGATGCCAATGGCGTAATCACAGCTGTTCTGCTACCACAGCACTGCAG AAAGTGCTCTCTGAATGCCAAGGTCACAGAAATTGCCAGTTTCTGGTTAATCATCAAGTCTTTGGCATAGATCCTTGTCCTGGAACCCCTAAATACCTCCATGTATCATACAGGTGTAAACCTA AGCACAAGAAGAAAGTAAAATGTGAGGGAGATCGACTTTTGCTGCACTGCAAATATCCAAAAGTGCTGAATATCTACTCTGCTGTTTATGGCAGACAGTTGGAGGGGGAAGACTTGTGCCCATCAGAGGAACAACCTCCACCATTTG AATGTCTTTTTCATGGAGCTGTTGATGTGGTATCCAACATCTGCTATGGAAAACAGAGGTGTATGTTTTCCATAGAtgagaaacatttcaaaaacccCTGCCCTACTGGAACAAAAAAGTATATCACTGTCCTCTATGCATGCG TTCCAGAAAGTTTACTCAAGGAGGCTGATCCCAGCAGTTTCCAAACTACCTCAGCTCCTAACCAAAGCACAAAAGAAG GGGAACACCCAGTTATCAGAAGTTCAAAGTTTCCAGAGAACAGGATTATTATCAGCAATTCTTTAATGGCATATGGCTACATTACAg agcATCCAGAGATGGCAGGACTGCTTTTCACATCAAGTGTTTGTGTGGGACTTCTGATTGTTCTAATAGCCGTTTCAACACAGCTAACCTGCAGTAGACATATAAATACAACCAGAACATTCAGGAAGAAGAGTAGAACAACTAATCTGGAAGAGGAGGAGCCAATGAACCAGGATAATGACGAAGAGGAGGGAGATGAGGATGAGAAAGGGTCTTTAATGGGCAGCTCCAACCTGTCAGAGGTTGGCAGGAAGGTGTATTGCTGGGAAGATGTGACATACACCACAGAGGCAGCAGAGCTGATGGAGAGGATTGAGCGCAGAGAGCTTGTGATTCAGGAGATCAGGATGAACGCATACCTCAATGGAAACACATGTATCCTGCATTCATACATGCCAACTATTACGCAGAATGTGCAGTAG